From the uncultured Methanobrevibacter sp. genome, the window TCAATTGCAGGAGTCATTTGCAGCAGTTTATGAATATGATGAGGAAAAAGCAAATGCCGCTTTAGAAATGGATTATACAACTAATAATATGGTTGAAAAAGTAAGAACTTCTGTTGAAACAATTGTTAGTATTAATCAGCATTCTGAATTATCAAAATCTATGCTTTATAATGAGGTTGCTTATGATTTAGAACGTATTGGTGATTATTGTGGGCATATTGCAAAATTTGTAATTGAGGATGTTTATGAAGTTGATGAAGTTATTCTTAAAAATTTAAAGAAAATGAATAAAACTGCTCAAAAAATGATTAGATCAGCTATGCTTGCATTTTTAGAAGGTAAAACAAATCTTAAAGAAGATATTATGGATTTTGAAGAATCAATGCATATGCTTCAAAGTAAGTCTATTAATATAATTGCGACTCAAATGGCTGAAAATTCATTCGATGAAAAAGAACGTTCTAATTACTTTATGTACTTATTTAGGGTAGTTAAAGCCTTCGAAAGAATTGGGGATATTTCTATAGAAATTATTGATGTAGCTATTGAGTTTCATAAGAATATACCTAGATCTACCACTCCACGTACGTTTAGATAATCTTATTATTTTTTTTATTTTTCTATTTTTATTCACATTTTAGGAATTTTATTTCATAAAATATGTCTATCTATAGGAGCTAATTTTCACAAAATAGGAAATTTAATTCACAAAAAGCAACATTTATATAGTGGTTTGTTAAAACAGTTATGTGAGGAGAAAAATGAAAAAGAAAAATAAATATTTAATTGGTATTATCGCAATTATTGTTATAATTGCAGGTGCATTGATTGTTTCTGCAGATGCAGGATCATCAAAGGTTCAAGTTGCAGGATCAACTTCTGTTCAACCTGTTGCTGAAAAGTTAGTCGAAGTTTACAAACAATCCCATCCTGATGCTCAAATTAATGTGCAAGGTGGAGGATCTAGTGTAGGTATCAAAAGTGCTGAAGACGGATCTGCTGATATTGGTATGTGTTCCAAAGCTTTAGACAATAATAGTTCTTTACAACAATATGAATTAGGTAAAGATGGTATTGTAATAGCTGTTAATCCTCAAAACCAAGTTTCAGATTTATCTAATGAACAACTTCAAGGAATTTTCTCTGGTAATATTACTAACTGGAATCAAGTAGGTGGAAGTGATGGAGAAATAAACGTCATCACTCGTGAAGAAGGTTCAGGTACTTTAGATGCATTCGAAAGTATTGTTATGGGTGACAGTAAAATAAAAGATGATGCTGTTGTTCAAAGTTCTACTGAAGCAGTGAAACAATCAGTTTCCCAAGATCCAAACGCAATTGGTTTTGTATCTTACGCTCATATAAGTGATGATATTAAAGCAGTTAATGTTAATGGAGTTGCACCATCTGATGCTACTATTGCAGATGGTTCTTATGAACTTCAAAGACCATTTTTATTCTTAACCAACGGTGAACCTACTGGTGAAACCAAAAACTTCATCGATTGGGTATTAAGTGATGATGGTGGTAAAGTATTAACTGATGAAAAAATTATTAAATCTTCAAAATAGATTTACAGTGATTTGATGGAAACTAAAAATTTTAGTGAATTTTTAATTGAGAAAGGATTGTTTATAACAGCAATCTTTTCCATTCTTGTTATTTTTATAATATTGGCATTTATTGTTAGTGAAGCAATTCCTGCATTTCAAGATTATGGATTTTTCCAATTTTTAACTGGTAGTAATTGGGCACCTAATGAAGGTCAATTTGGTGTTTTCCCAATGATTGTTGGTTCAATTTTTGTAACGTTACTTTCATTGGTAATAGCAGTTCCTTTATCTTTATTATGTGCGATATTTATGGAAGAAATTGCTCCTGATAAAATAAAATTGATTTTAAAACCAGTTATCCAAACATTGTCTGGTATTCCTTCAGTTGTTTATGGGTTCTTTGGTTTAACAGTATTAGTGCCTATTGT encodes:
- a CDS encoding phosphate uptake regulator PhoU: MSKKNKTLKDILDCILYENPSTQDEIAEKLGITRRYVTQLLQPLVKEGTVKRAYMIDLKAYEKLAESFGDYAPVNDSGYVLVNDMLSNMAQHVQSQLQESFAAVYEYDEEKANAALEMDYTTNNMVEKVRTSVETIVSINQHSELSKSMLYNEVAYDLERIGDYCGHIAKFVIEDVYEVDEVILKNLKKMNKTAQKMIRSAMLAFLEGKTNLKEDIMDFEESMHMLQSKSINIIATQMAENSFDEKERSNYFMYLFRVVKAFERIGDISIEIIDVAIEFHKNIPRSTTPRTFR
- a CDS encoding phosphate ABC transporter substrate-binding protein, with the protein product MKKKNKYLIGIIAIIVIIAGALIVSADAGSSKVQVAGSTSVQPVAEKLVEVYKQSHPDAQINVQGGGSSVGIKSAEDGSADIGMCSKALDNNSSLQQYELGKDGIVIAVNPQNQVSDLSNEQLQGIFSGNITNWNQVGGSDGEINVITREEGSGTLDAFESIVMGDSKIKDDAVVQSSTEAVKQSVSQDPNAIGFVSYAHISDDIKAVNVNGVAPSDATIADGSYELQRPFLFLTNGEPTGETKNFIDWVLSDDGGKVLTDEKIIKSSK